A DNA window from Dama dama isolate Ldn47 chromosome 19, ASM3311817v1, whole genome shotgun sequence contains the following coding sequences:
- the STRIT1 gene encoding sarcoplasmic/endoplasmic reticulum calcium ATPase regulator DWORF codes for MAEKAEATLSRFLVPILLLIGWIVGCIVMVYVVFS; via the coding sequence caGAGGCTACATTATCTCGCTTTCTGGTCCCTATTCTTCTCTTAATTGGTTGGATTGTGGGATGCATCGTAATGGTTTATGTTGTCTTCTCTTAG